CTTTTGAATATAGTGATGAAAGATTTTCGAAGGATAAGTACATCGGACACGCCAACCAATTGGATAGAAGTCTGTGGTATATTTGGATTACTTGTCGTACATGCTCATAGCATCTTTATGCTATGTATAAGACTTGAAATGTAATCATTTCCTACCAGACCATCTTGATGAATGCTGCGTCGCGCTGCATGGGCCATGACTATCCCTGGATGAAGCACTTTTATCCAATGCAGGAGGAGCCTGGCATGACATCGATCTTAACCTTCATGCCGCCCGCGCAATGACCAGGGAAACCACAAATGAAGTACCGGGTGCCGATGGCTGTGAGGGTGACAACATCATTCCCGGAGTTGAAGGTGGTGACGGGGTTGGCAGTGCTGCAAGAATCGTAGTCTGCCTTGCTGACTTCAAGGacatcgtgtgcctgaggggagtaCTTGAAGACGATCCGATCGCTGGTTTGGAAGTTCCTAGAGGACGCCCAAGTGTCGTATTTGGTGCTAAGGTCCCATGCGCCGCCCGGCTCGCCCACGTTGTAGATTGCCGCTGACGCAGTGCTCAGGACGGCCATCGCAGCCACGGCGAGAAGAATGGTTCTCCTGGCAGCCATTGCGGTTGGAACTGTAAAGAGAGCTAGCAGAGGATATTATAACTTGTAAGGCAGGTGTGTATCGATCCTTGAGCGGAGAATGTGTTTGATTTCCTAGGAGGCAGTGTCGGGTCCTATATATAGAACAATACAGGCTACACCCGGTGTGATGGAGAAACATGTGCGGTTGGTGGGAGCGTAGAATGAAGTTTGTGTACCTGGATTTTGGACTTTGAATATTGTGTGTAGGTGGGAACACAAGCAGCTGGTACGTACTTGATCAAAATAGACTGAGGATGTGAAGACCGGGCTGTGCTGTTGGCGTGCTGACCATTTCACGCGTCCCTTTCCTTTTTCTTCAGTATCGACGCGGTCTACAAAAACATGAGGTAGACTATCACGATCCACATAGCTTCTTTTTTTAGGGGATCCACATAGCTTCTGACGTAGATACAATTATCCAAAGCATTATTTTGACAAAGCTTTATTTATTAGTGGATTTGACATATTAAAGAGACCCTAAAATTTTGTTGTTGGAATGATTTAATTACAAGTGCATCCGCAAAAAGAAAAATTACAAGTACAAATGATACAGTTGGTCACTATAATGTTATCCTATATACCTAAGTTAATAGAGCTAAACTAGCAATTAGTACTACTCTATTAATAGAAAATTGGGGGTCCTACTCTCTGCACAGGTGCATGGTACGGGTGGCCTGTTGCGTGCCATGATTTGGATCGCAAACACTACACACTAGTGTAGAATCTtgaatttctcaaaaaaaaagtgcAAGAAAAAGCACAGTGATCGCTGTCAACTATAATAATATCTATGGTCAATCATAGTTTCTCGTACTTGATAAGAAATATATATACATTTTGCTATATAGAGACTTTTTACGGACGGTTTCAAATTGTGGACTGATTCTAATAGCAAGATGAGTATTTTCAAAATCAATGTGTTTGCTTTTTAAATGACACGTTAAAGTATCTCGTAATGAAATTTTACACATGCGT
The sequence above is a segment of the Triticum dicoccoides isolate Atlit2015 ecotype Zavitan unplaced genomic scaffold, WEW_v2.0 scaffold37472, whole genome shotgun sequence genome. Coding sequences within it:
- the LOC119346042 gene encoding uclacyanin 1-like, whose protein sequence is MAARRTILLAVAAMAVLSTASAAIYNVGEPGGAWDLSTKYDTWASSRNFQTSDRIVFKYSPQAHDVLEVSKADYDSCSTANPVTTFNSGNDVVTLTAIGTRYFICGFPGHCAGGMKVKIDVMPGSSCIG